In one Musa acuminata AAA Group cultivar baxijiao chromosome BXJ2-5, Cavendish_Baxijiao_AAA, whole genome shotgun sequence genomic region, the following are encoded:
- the LOC135612984 gene encoding glucan endo-1,3-beta-glucosidase 13-like, whose protein sequence is MKSKEWIIIYELLMVECYLVVAMGGRLQQKAESTIPTPTFSPPEANRTGIDSTTWCVAHPGASQFDLENALDWACGVGGADCSSVQPGAACYQPDTLLSHASYAFNSYYQHNGNSDVACNFGGTATITSRDPSYGSCKYLSSESASESSTLFQIGFLTKILEILILLCLNTRL, encoded by the exons ATGAAGAGTAAGGAGTGGATCATAATTTATGAGCTTCTGATGGTGGAATGCTACTTAG TTGTTGCAATGGGGGGCAGACTCCAGCAGAAGGCTGAATCCACCATCCCCACTCCCACCTTCTCCCCTCCGGAAGCCAACAGAACAGGCATCGACAGCACCACATGGTGCGTGGCCCATCCGGGGGCTTCTCAGTTCGATCTCGAGAACGCACTTGATTGGGCCTGTGGAGTGGGTGGCGCCGACTGCTCCTCCGTGCAGCCGGGCGCCGCTTGTTACCAGCCGGACACCCTCCTCTCCCACGCCTCTTATGCCTTCAACAGCTACTACCAGCACAATGGCAACTCAGATGTTGCATGCAACTTCGGTGGGACTGCAACCATTACAAGCAGAGACCCAA GCTATGGATCCTGCAAGTATCTCAGCTCAGA GTCAGCTTCTGAGTCGTCAACGCTGTTTCAGATTGGCTTCCTCACGAAGATTTTGGAGATTTTGATCCTTTTGTGTTTGAACACTAGATTATGA